A portion of the Sulfuricurvum kujiense DSM 16994 genome contains these proteins:
- a CDS encoding DMT family transporter, producing MNLTSSDTRRGIFFMLIASFLFSLIMLFAKLLSASMGSVEVTFWRNVVGLAVIGAITLRKPIRNVGGKPFTLVFRGVIGTVALLTFFYTISATTLSNAIVYSKTEPIFTALLAFFLLGEKLKPYSIVAVIIGFAGVALLSGLEMGYLHIMGLLTGFLSSLAYTSVRSLKTYYDERTVVLSFMFSGVFIPIILMIVSQYVTSEIFAFALSPFVLPHGSDWLWIALMGVAAAYGQIFMTRAYFYAKAGIVSTASYSVVLFATMFGIMLGDIFPTPTVIAGGMLIIASGILLSRQK from the coding sequence ATGAATTTAACCTCGTCCGATACCCGCCGCGGCATTTTTTTTATGCTCATCGCATCGTTTCTTTTTTCGCTGATAATGTTATTCGCGAAACTCCTCTCTGCATCCATGGGATCGGTTGAAGTGACGTTTTGGCGCAATGTCGTCGGTTTAGCCGTTATCGGCGCGATTACGCTGCGCAAACCGATACGCAACGTCGGCGGCAAGCCGTTTACGCTGGTATTTCGCGGAGTCATCGGAACGGTAGCTCTTCTCACCTTTTTCTACACGATCAGCGCGACCACCCTCTCCAATGCGATCGTTTATTCCAAAACCGAGCCGATTTTTACCGCTTTGCTTGCTTTTTTTCTGTTGGGTGAAAAACTCAAACCCTACTCGATCGTTGCGGTTATCATCGGATTTGCGGGGGTAGCGCTGCTCAGTGGGCTGGAGATGGGGTATCTGCACATTATGGGGCTTTTAACCGGCTTTCTCTCCTCATTGGCCTATACGAGTGTCCGCAGTCTTAAAACCTATTATGACGAACGTACCGTCGTCCTCTCATTTATGTTTTCGGGGGTGTTTATTCCGATTATTTTGATGATAGTGTCTCAATACGTAACGTCTGAAATTTTCGCCTTTGCCCTCAGCCCTTTTGTCCTCCCGCATGGAAGCGACTGGCTTTGGATCGCCCTGATGGGTGTCGCCGCCGCATACGGACAGATTTTTATGACCCGTGCCTATTTTTACGCTAAAGCCGGGATCGTCAGTACGGCAAGCTATTCGGTCGTCCTCTTTGCCACAATGTTCGGAATAATGTTAGGGGATATTTTTCCGACCCCGACGGTAATCGCGGGGGGAATGTTGATTATTGCCAGCGGAATACTCCTCTCTCGGCAAAAATGA
- a CDS encoding 4Fe-4S dicluster domain-containing protein: MSVIINDTCITCDACLQQCPVNAIVDDSSNPTGKKQYYVQPDKCVECVGIYDDPQCAAICPSIGCITWDMPFTAEFDEHFRNEEMYKLGVSKDGTLKSPLYKEKSYRKDISVSERGIGKLVQEEPEELEEVG; this comes from the coding sequence ATGTCTGTCATTATCAACGATACCTGCATCACGTGTGATGCGTGTTTACAACAATGTCCCGTTAATGCGATTGTGGACGATTCCTCCAATCCGACAGGTAAAAAACAATATTACGTTCAGCCCGATAAGTGCGTCGAGTGTGTCGGAATATACGACGATCCTCAATGTGCGGCGATCTGCCCGAGCATCGGATGTATCACATGGGATATGCCGTTTACCGCAGAGTTTGACGAACATTTCCGAAACGAAGAGATGTACAAACTTGGCGTAAGCAAAGATGGGACGCTTAAATCTCCTCTTTATAAAGAAAAATCATATCGCAAAGATATTTCGGTCTCTGAACGCGGTATCGGCAAACTTGTCCAGGAAGAGCCTGAAGAATTGGAAGAAGTGGGTTGA
- the nifX gene encoding nitrogen fixation protein NifX — MLIAFASTDGVTVNQHFGWSKSFELYRVSAESAEYVKTLDSSEDEIADEHEKLAYKISSIKEADILYCSAIGPTASKMVLASKIYPVRSGENDRIDETITKLQELLLGNPPPWLLRIVHTSKENAI; from the coding sequence ATGCTAATCGCGTTCGCTTCCACCGACGGTGTAACGGTTAATCAGCATTTCGGCTGGTCGAAGAGTTTCGAACTCTATCGAGTGAGTGCCGAGAGTGCCGAATATGTAAAAACACTGGACAGTTCGGAAGATGAAATAGCCGATGAGCATGAAAAACTGGCCTACAAAATAAGCTCGATTAAAGAGGCGGATATCCTCTATTGCTCTGCGATAGGGCCGACCGCTTCTAAAATGGTATTGGCTTCGAAAATCTATCCGGTTCGATCCGGTGAAAACGATCGTATCGATGAGACGATTACAAAGCTTCAAGAGCTGTTGCTGGGCAATCCGCCGCCGTGGTTACTCAGAATCGTCCACACGTCAAAAGAGAACGCCATCTGA
- a CDS encoding DUF362 domain-containing protein, whose amino-acid sequence MAVMITDLCINCDACIEVCPVSAIVSEGDSPRDDWEYTYVKPEKCIECVGHAEVPACAAECPTEGCIVWDMPYTAEYNDYYVNSSDYVIGESKKRGVLTPEVSPQTYKEDISIAAREAHEAVAV is encoded by the coding sequence ATGGCTGTAATGATTACCGATTTATGTATTAACTGTGACGCCTGTATCGAGGTATGTCCGGTAAGCGCGATTGTAAGTGAAGGCGATTCACCGCGTGATGACTGGGAATATACCTACGTAAAACCTGAAAAATGTATCGAATGTGTCGGTCATGCGGAAGTTCCTGCGTGTGCGGCTGAGTGTCCTACGGAAGGATGTATCGTTTGGGATATGCCATACACTGCTGAGTATAACGATTATTATGTCAACAGCTCAGACTATGTTATCGGCGAATCGAAAAAACGCGGTGTATTGACACCGGAAGTATCTCCTCAAACTTACAAAGAAGATATTTCAATCGCAGCTCGTGAAGCGCACGAAGCGGTAGCGGTTTAA
- a CDS encoding TOBE domain-containing protein, whose amino-acid sequence MNTIKAKVEDIKTDEFFSCITVRVNGTDLKLLKTQLPKWLRVGDEVECQVQEAAIALYKGDKDESVSIENHLKGELQHFRKGTVLSEVSVDTPCGKLNSLITTDAFERMELCEGCNVTLLLKAVDIKLTPLLDPASYEQCAAKLTHS is encoded by the coding sequence ATGAACACGATAAAAGCAAAAGTAGAAGATATCAAAACTGATGAGTTTTTTAGCTGCATCACGGTTCGTGTCAACGGGACAGATTTGAAATTGCTGAAAACACAATTACCTAAATGGCTTCGTGTAGGTGATGAGGTGGAGTGTCAGGTTCAGGAAGCGGCGATCGCCCTTTACAAAGGGGACAAAGACGAGAGTGTCTCGATCGAAAACCACCTAAAAGGCGAACTGCAACATTTTCGTAAGGGGACAGTTCTTAGCGAAGTGAGTGTCGATACCCCCTGCGGGAAACTCAATTCGCTGATTACGACCGATGCGTTTGAGAGGATGGAACTTTGCGAGGGGTGCAATGTAACGCTGCTGCTCAAAGCGGTCGATATCAAGCTTACTCCGCTTTTGGATCCGGCCTCGTATGAACAATGTGCAGCAAAGCTGACACATTCGTAA
- a CDS encoding NifU family protein, which yields MDELRTHYHYFSNEEGDGYEIYSCDLPDVKGFGETYDEAMDDLRRNIKRYEEKSMEAQSLMETAITAYDAKDYTKAKAIWESLGESNTDAMVNLGTMYVKGYGVAKDIHKAFSLFERAAEKNHEVASFYLGGMYENGIGTEADKEQSIRYYTVAAEANMPTAQLKLGILLRNDDVLNSMKWMIRAAHAGESQAHSLLTYVSNQNDASDINVTFRMMDESSQRAKIESVITENLAPILASDGGGVELVNYVGGDTPEIWLRYLGACSGCHLGPTSTAGMILEQFENIIDKKIVIYLW from the coding sequence ATGGATGAGCTTCGTACCCATTATCACTATTTCAGCAACGAAGAGGGAGACGGCTATGAGATTTACAGCTGTGATCTTCCCGACGTAAAAGGGTTCGGTGAAACGTACGATGAAGCTATGGATGATCTGCGAAGAAATATCAAACGGTATGAGGAGAAGAGTATGGAAGCCCAATCATTAATGGAAACGGCCATTACGGCGTATGACGCAAAAGATTATACGAAGGCAAAAGCGATTTGGGAGTCATTGGGCGAGTCCAATACGGATGCAATGGTAAATCTGGGGACAATGTACGTCAAAGGATACGGTGTCGCCAAAGATATACACAAAGCATTTTCTCTGTTTGAACGTGCGGCAGAGAAAAATCATGAAGTAGCGTCATTTTATCTGGGCGGTATGTATGAAAACGGAATCGGTACGGAAGCGGATAAAGAACAATCGATCCGCTATTATACGGTAGCTGCAGAAGCCAATATGCCGACAGCCCAGCTGAAACTCGGGATTTTACTTCGCAATGATGACGTCCTTAACTCGATGAAATGGATGATCCGTGCGGCCCATGCGGGTGAATCGCAGGCACACTCGCTTCTCACGTATGTCAGCAATCAAAACGATGCCTCCGACATAAATGTCACATTTCGTATGATGGATGAGAGCTCACAGCGTGCTAAGATCGAATCGGTTATCACGGAAAATCTCGCGCCGATTCTCGCCAGTGACGGTGGAGGGGTGGAACTCGTCAACTATGTCGGTGGGGACACTCCGGAAATCTGGCTGCGCTATCTGGGCGCCTGTTCGGGATGCCATTTGGGGCCTACGTCGACGGCGGGGATGATTTTGGAGCAGTTTGAAAACATTATCGATAAAAAGATTGTGATTTATCTCTGGTAG
- a CDS encoding NifB/NifX family molybdenum-iron cluster-binding protein, with translation MIAIPVESDSRDVMSTKLFGNAPFFALVNPSDKSYTLVPNEGCGNGIMTANYLLEKGATSAVYGFLGDGPFHVMVRGGMNVYWLGKEAMPLTQAIDIALSDTLTHVTLDNAKQYLDPGTAAGACECGCSHD, from the coding sequence ATGATAGCCATCCCTGTCGAATCCGATAGCCGTGACGTTATGAGCACGAAGCTTTTCGGTAACGCACCGTTTTTTGCATTGGTCAATCCATCGGACAAGTCCTATACCCTCGTTCCTAATGAGGGATGCGGCAACGGTATTATGACCGCCAATTATCTGTTGGAAAAAGGGGCTACTTCCGCCGTATACGGATTTTTGGGTGACGGACCGTTTCATGTCATGGTTCGCGGAGGCATGAACGTTTATTGGTTGGGAAAAGAGGCGATGCCTCTCACCCAAGCAATCGATATCGCCTTATCCGACACACTGACGCATGTCACGCTCGACAATGCCAAGCAATATCTTGATCCGGGTACCGCGGCGGGTGCGTGCGAATGCGGGTGTTCCCATGACTGA
- a CDS encoding vWA domain-containing protein yields the protein MSSEQLLLRAKSLLTVKYPYFGMLASRLKHEPSDALNSYASNGVRFLYNNDFLERRSVEEVMFILTNCVMHHVLSHQQRRLNRRGKLWQLSTDYAINNLLSKSGLHIPVGANYNKEYEGMYAEEIYEALKSEMNLGEGDAFDERGDSIPNAVAGDQEISDQESFGNIEGIADELDTADEVQWQYAASIAQEVAQRKGAMPLGLERLGKKVKPADVDWRFELYNAINRHMRNNYAFMPPNKKHIHRGIALPSLTSDTLSLCVAIDTSGSIDDQLLGAFMEEFKTIMQNFPSVKIELIIADAKVHAHHTFISGDPMDFPLKGGGGTDYRPTFDYVEAALPMTTMLLYFTDGEGSFPRIPPNYEVLWALSRKAKVPFGRALVIFHL from the coding sequence ATGTCGTCCGAACAACTTCTCCTCAGAGCCAAAAGTCTTTTGACGGTTAAATACCCCTATTTCGGGATGCTCGCTTCACGGCTCAAACATGAACCGAGTGATGCTTTGAACTCATATGCGAGTAACGGAGTACGGTTTCTTTACAATAACGATTTTTTGGAGCGCAGAAGCGTCGAAGAGGTGATGTTTATCCTCACCAATTGTGTAATGCATCACGTCCTTTCCCATCAGCAACGGCGGTTGAACCGTCGGGGAAAACTGTGGCAGCTCTCAACCGATTACGCCATCAACAATCTCCTAAGCAAAAGCGGACTGCATATCCCCGTAGGCGCGAACTACAACAAAGAGTATGAGGGAATGTACGCCGAAGAGATTTATGAAGCGCTCAAAAGCGAAATGAATCTGGGCGAAGGGGATGCGTTCGATGAGCGCGGCGATAGTATTCCTAATGCCGTTGCGGGAGATCAAGAGATCAGCGATCAGGAGAGTTTCGGCAATATTGAAGGAATCGCGGATGAGCTTGATACTGCCGATGAAGTGCAATGGCAATACGCCGCTTCGATTGCACAGGAGGTAGCGCAGCGCAAGGGGGCGATGCCGCTGGGGCTGGAGAGGCTGGGGAAAAAAGTGAAGCCCGCCGATGTGGATTGGCGCTTTGAGCTTTACAATGCGATCAACCGCCATATGCGCAATAATTACGCTTTTATGCCGCCGAATAAAAAGCATATCCATCGCGGTATCGCACTCCCTTCGCTCACCAGCGATACCCTGAGCCTTTGTGTCGCTATCGATACCAGCGGCTCGATCGACGATCAGCTGTTGGGGGCGTTTATGGAGGAATTTAAAACGATCATGCAAAACTTCCCTTCGGTAAAAATCGAACTCATCATCGCCGATGCAAAAGTCCATGCCCATCATACGTTTATCAGCGGAGATCCGATGGATTTTCCTCTCAAAGGGGGAGGGGGGACCGATTATCGTCCGACGTTTGATTACGTCGAAGCTGCTCTTCCGATGACGACGATGCTGCTCTATTTTACCGACGGAGAAGGCTCATTCCCCCGCATTCCCCCTAATTATGAAGTGTTATGGGCGTTGTCGCGAAAAGCGAAAGTGCCGTTCGGAAGAGCTTTGGTGATTTTTCATTTGTAA
- a CDS encoding ATP-binding protein codes for MNPQSAKRSLAHLCERKVPVFLWGPPGIGKSSIVAQIAKEAGIGFIDLRLSLLDPTDLRGIPFFDSKNDSAIWAPPAFLPDGSQERGILFLDELNTAAPMVQASAYQLILDRKIGEYRLPDGWAIVAAGNRESDRGVVFRMAAPLANRFVHLEMEANVDDWRNWAIGSGIEPSIIAYISHRPDALFVFNAESRSFATPRTWQYVHDIIASNPEDDLIMAMVSGAIGEELAASYLGFRLVASQLPDLDAIMEGTCTDVPSDPSALHILCTALTMRVNDYTGSKKLGNLITYSLKLPGEFAVMIVQDLRTRKIELDHLESWPLWMRQFNTLLR; via the coding sequence ATGAACCCTCAAAGTGCCAAACGCTCGCTCGCCCATTTGTGTGAGCGTAAAGTCCCCGTATTCTTATGGGGGCCTCCGGGGATCGGGAAATCTTCGATAGTGGCACAGATCGCCAAGGAAGCCGGCATTGGGTTTATCGATCTGCGTCTTTCGCTTCTTGATCCGACCGACTTGCGCGGTATTCCGTTTTTTGATTCCAAAAACGACAGCGCGATCTGGGCGCCTCCGGCATTTTTGCCCGATGGCTCGCAAGAGCGGGGGATTCTGTTTCTCGATGAGCTTAATACCGCCGCACCGATGGTACAGGCCTCTGCCTATCAGTTAATCTTAGACCGTAAAATCGGCGAATACCGTCTCCCTGATGGATGGGCGATCGTGGCGGCAGGGAACCGCGAGAGCGACCGCGGAGTCGTGTTTCGGATGGCGGCACCTCTGGCAAACCGGTTTGTCCATCTGGAGATGGAAGCGAATGTCGACGATTGGCGTAACTGGGCGATAGGCTCGGGGATAGAGCCCTCGATCATCGCCTATATCTCCCACCGTCCCGATGCACTGTTCGTCTTTAATGCTGAGAGCAGATCGTTTGCGACGCCGCGAACCTGGCAATACGTTCATGACATCATTGCTTCCAATCCGGAAGACGATCTCATTATGGCGATGGTAAGCGGGGCGATCGGTGAAGAGCTTGCCGCATCGTATCTCGGATTTCGTCTGGTAGCGTCGCAGCTGCCCGATTTGGATGCGATCATGGAGGGAACCTGTACGGATGTTCCGAGTGACCCTTCCGCTTTGCATATTCTCTGCACGGCACTGACGATGCGTGTCAACGATTATACGGGGAGCAAAAAACTGGGCAATCTGATCACCTATTCGCTTAAACTCCCGGGAGAATTTGCCGTAATGATCGTTCAGGATCTCCGCACCCGCAAAATCGAACTCGATCATCTCGAGAGTTGGCCTTTATGGATGCGTCAGTTCAACACATTGTTACGATAA